A stretch of Triticum aestivum cultivar Chinese Spring chromosome 1D, IWGSC CS RefSeq v2.1, whole genome shotgun sequence DNA encodes these proteins:
- the LOC123182545 gene encoding helicase and polymerase-containing protein TEBICHI, whose protein sequence is MASGSSRGHVDQFFAAKKRRPSSQHGSPGAAKGSLAGYLVRSPPAAAASAAASSAALAGSPSGARRSLAASMNADIANSAAAMNVDAGDSAAVAPDYGDDLEMKRFTMEFLSHYCSDIPSVMMPDAGKREPEKQQKRSAVNSFLAPCGDRSAKKQCVSRCDAVEVPRVKESGDNMPLKWVGNHGASQPLEGLHEGAKLSGEGFAALQRSSFTPYAAQKMAGFSAAPGETPKSASSLISPGEDFWNAAMEFADDVSAMADKGPRRRHCDAAEDKSSCAVALGSKALPRSGNEEFNCENTVGSNPMKQMDTLSNTAELAVASRQHKNNSPLPVKHLDFFHEDAIQVSDLEGKEKGDTVPGSAQVNQGRPMDSNFHRTENLMHSVDDIKTITLSESKTAGMGHSIDVGSRGSCMIKSDLNQLTHGETKLLAAHSNPDKPNRDSKSKFASQRVETCTPTSSVPLKDHSKLSSWLPHELCAIYMKKGIPQLYPWQVECLLVDGLLENRNLVYCASTSAGKSFVAEVLMLRRILSSQKIAILVLPYVSLCAEKAEHLEQLLAPLGKHVRSYYGNQGGGSLPKDTSVAVCTIEKANSLVNKLLEDGRLSELGIIVIDELHMVGDQHRGYLLELMLTKLRYAAGEGNSGSSSGETSGSSSGKAGATHGLQIIGMSATMPNVAAVADWLQAALYQTAFRPVPLEEFIKVGNQIFDKDMNIVRVLPKIADIGGKDPDHIVELCNEVVLEGHSVLLFCSSRKGCESTAKHIAKYLKVANVGSKEGSEFRDAASAVEALKRCPAGLDPVLEETLPFGVAYHHAGLTVEERDIVETCYRKGLVRVLTATSTLAAGVNLPARRVIFRQPRIGRDFIDGTRYRQMAGRAGRTGIDTKGESILVCRPEEVKRITGIVRSDCPPLQSCLSEDKNGMTHAIMEVVAGGIVQTASDIHRYVRCTLLNSTKSFDDVVKSAQDSLRWLCHKRFVEWNNDTKIYSTTPLGRASFGSSLNPEESLVVLDDLSRAREGFVLASDLHLVYLVTPINVEVEPDWELYYERFMQLSSLEQSVGNRVGVTEPFLMHMAHGAAMPIRGRPKKNTSGGSGANTLINDQSLRVSKRFYVALMISRLAQEIPVTDVCESFKVARGTIQALQENAGRFASMVSAFCQRLGWQDLEGLVAKFQNRVSFGVRAEIAELTTIPFVKGSRARALYNSGLRTPVTIAEASIPEIAKALFENSWSGQDDSGLRRMQFGIAKKIKNGARRIVLEEAEAARVAAFSAFKSLGVEVPQFTTPLLPASEDSPPRDVMVFPGAGHAKCHESVLGAHVGDERNICSDYVPQRASTEIVGEDMHPVSTIHIKESQGIANSVNIASMQEASPLSTLPSRNVADKGPVNAHNFPGGFDGFLDQWSSVDEFSFDLHFVKRSSKLSLTIFEILGLAVCWENSPVYYCNFPKDLTPTGSNDSVELWEGFRKRWSRIVGIMQQKSVKKTTWNLKNQIQALKSPCVSCQRLARLHLDPKTLNNIEVLDSTYVLLPPISVYNGLDICLVAWILWPDEESKTVPNLEKLVKRRLPSEAAAAANRDGRWRNQMHKAAHNGCCRRAVQTRALGSVLLKLLVSQNLSDLIETVEGPLVNVLADMELWGIGADMDACLRARHIIITRLKELDKEAYKLAGKSFSLNANADIADILFTHLKLPVPKGCEKGKLHPSTDKQCLDHLRDLHPIVSVIKEHRTLAKLLNGTLGSICSRAKLCIQSQRYIIHGNWLQTSTATGRLSMEEPNLQSVEHMVDFTTRKNDKDFTSMSMVDHHEINAREFFVPTQENWLLVTADYSQIELRFMAHFSKDPVLIELLSKPDVDVFTMIASRWSGKEESLVSSKDRDNTKRFIYGILYGMGANSLAEQLECSPAEAAQKIQSFKRFFPGVSSWLQQAVASCRQKGYIETLMGRRRFLSKITAGNSREKAQAQRQAVNSICQGSAADIIKVAMLKVHSVITNGSNTVDSMDGLMQNFSQIRGRCHLLLQVHDELVLEVDPSMVADAVNLLQISMETAASLLVPLRAKVKVGKTWGSLQPFRPEP, encoded by the exons ATGGCGTCGGGCTCCTCCCGAGGCCACGTCGACCAG TTCTTCGCGGCCAAGAAGCGGCGGCCCTCGTCGCAGCATGGGAGCCCCGGGGCCGCCAAGGGCTCCCTGGCGGGGTACCTGGTCCGGtcccctcccgccgccgcggcgtcggcggcggcgtcgtcagcgGCCCTCGCCGGCTCCCCCTCGGGCGCCCGGAGGAGCCTCGCGGCGTCCATGAACGCCGACATCGCCAATTCCGCCGCTGCGATGAATGTCGATGCGGGCGATTCCGCGGCGGTGGCGCCGGACTACGGGGACGACCTGGAGATGAAGCGGTTCACCATGGAGTTCCTGTCCCATTACTGCAG CGATATCCCGTCTGTTATGATGCCTGATGCTGGCAAGCGCGAACCGGAGAAGCAGCAGAAGAGGAGCGCGGTCAACTCCTTCCTGGCTCCCTGCGGCGACAGATCTGCCAAGAAGCAGTGCGTTTCTCGTTGTGATGCCGTCGAAGTTCCAAGGGTTAAG GAATCAGGGGATAACATGCCCTTGAAATGGGTCGGTAATCACGGTGCTTCACAACCTCTTGAG GGGTTACATGAGGGGGCGAAGCTAAGCGGTGAGGGATTTGCGGCCTTGCAAAGGTCCAGCTTTACCCCATATGCTGCGCAGAAAATGGCTGGGTTTTCTGCAGCACCTGGGGAGACCCCAAAATCTGCATCCTCCCTGATATCGCCAGGGGAGGACTTCTGGAATGCCGCAATGGAATTTGCTGATGACGTCTCTGCTATGGCTGATAAGGGTCCTCGAAGGCGACACTGTGATGCGGCAGAGGACAAGTCGTCCTGTGCAGTTGCACTGGGTTCTAAGGCTCTTCCTAGATCAGGGAATGAGGAATTTAACTGTGAAAATACAGTAGGCAGCAATCCCATGAAGCAGATGGACACGTTATCAAATACAGCAGAATTAGCAGTGGCAAGTAGACAGCATAAAAACAACTCTCCTTTGCCTGTGAAGCATTTGGACTTCTTTCATGAGGATGCAATTCAAGTTTCAGACCTGGAAGGTAAAGAAAAAGGTGACACTGTTCCTGGAAGTGCACAAGTGAACCAGGGTCGACCGATGGACAGTAACTTTCATAGAACAGAAAACCTCATGCATTCTGTAGATGACATTAAGACAATTACTTTGTCAGAGTCAAAAACTGCAGGGATGGGTCATTCAATTGATGTGGGCAGCAGAGGTTCTTGTATGATTAAGAGTGACCTCAATCAACTGACCCATGGTGAGACTAAACTGCTAGCTGCACATTCGAATCCTGACAAGCCTAACAGAGATTCCAAGAGTAAGTTTGCTTCTCAAAGAGTGGAAACTTGCACTCCTACCAGCTCTGTTCCTCTAAAGGATCACTCCAAGCTCTCAAGCTGGCTCCCTCATGAGCTTTGTGCTATATACATGAAAAAAGGCATTCCACAGCTATATCCATGGCAG GTGGAGTGTTTACTTGTGGATGGTCTCTTGGAGAATCGCAATCTTGTATATTGCGCATCTACGAG TGCTGGTAAAAGTTTTGTTGCTGAAGTGCTGATGTTGAGACGGATATTGTCCAGTCAAAAGATAGCAATTCTAGTCCTTCCATATGTTTCATTATGTGCTGAAAAG GCTGAACATCTCGAGCAACTTCTTGCGCCACTGGGTAAGCATGTCCGTAGCTACTATGGGAATCAGGGGGGAGGGTCGCTTCCTAAAGATACATCAGTTGCTGTATGTACCATAGAGAAGGCGAATTCTTTGGTAAACAAGTTGTTGGAGGATGGCCGCCTTTCTGAACTTGGTATAATTGTAATAGATGAGCTTCATATG GTTGGTGATCAGCACAGAGGGTACCTTTTGGAGCTGATGCTCACAAAACTTCGGTATGCTGCTGGTGAAGGAAATTCAGGGTCATCTAGTGGAGAAACTTCAGGTTCTAGCAGTGGGAAGGCGGGTGCTACCCATGGATTACAGATTATTGGTATGAGTGCTACTATGCCCAACGTTGCAGCTGTAGCTGACTGGCTTCAA GCCGCACTTTATCAAACTGCCTTTCGACCCGTCCCATTGGAGGAGTTTATCAAAGTTGGTAATCAAATATTTGATAAAGACATGAATATTGTACGCGTACTTCCAAAAATAGCTGATATTGGTGGTAAGGATCCAGATCATATTGTTGAGTTGTGCAATGAG GTTGTTCTGGAGGGTCATTCTGTTCTTTTGTTTTGCTCCAGCCGAAAAGGCTGTGAATCAACTGCAAAGCATATTGCAAAGTACTTGAAAGTAGCTAATGTTGGTTCAAAAGAAGGCTCAGAGTTCCGAGATGCTGCTTCTGCAGTTGAAGCCTTGAAGAGGTGTCCTGCTGGGTTAGATCCTGTATTGGAAGAAACCCTTCCATTTGGTGTTGCATACCACCATGCTGGTCTCACG GTTGAGGAGAGAGACATTGTGGAAACATGCTACCGTAAAGGCCTTGTCCGAGTTTTGACTGCCACATCAACTTTAGCTGCTGGAGTAAACTTGCCTGCCAGACGAGTTATATTCAGGCAACCTAGGATAGGTCGTGATTTCATTGATGGGACTCGCTATAGACAGATGGCTGGCCGTGCTGGTCGAACTGGAATAGACACAAAAGGAGAGAGT ATACTTGTATGTAGGCCTGAAGAGGTAAAGAGGATAACAGGTATTGTTAGAAGTGATTGTCCCCCCTTGCAGTCATGCCTCTCAGAAGACAAAAATGGAATGACTCATGCAATTATGGAAGTTGTTGCTGGTGGGATCGTGCAAACTGCAAGTGATATTCATCGATATGTGAGATGTACGCTGCTTAACTCCACCAAATCTTTTGACGATGTCGTAAAGTCTGCTCAAGACTCTCTTCGTTGGTTATGCCATAAAAGGTTTGTTGAGTGGAACAATGACACCAAGATATACTCCACCACTCCACTTGGGCGAGCATCTTTTGGCAGTTCTCTCAATCCTGAGGAATCACTG GTTGTGCTTGATGATCTTTCAAGGGCAAGAGAAGGTTTTGTTCTGGCATCTGATTTGCATTTAGTCTACTTGGTAACCCCCATaaatgtagaagttgaacctgacTGGGAGTTATACTACGAGAGGTTCATGCAACTGTCTTCTCTTGAGCAG TCAGTTGGCAACCGGGTTGGAGTAACAGAACCTTTCTTGATGCACATGGCTCATGGGGCAGCAATGCCTATTCGTGGAAGGCCCAAGAAAAACACTAGTGGAGGTTCTGGTGCAAACACTCTTATTAATGACCAGTCGCTTAGAGTATCTAAGCGCTTTTATGTGGCGCTGATGATATCAAGGCTGGCTCAG GAGATTCCTGTCACAGATGTTTGTGAATCATTTAAAGTTGCTAGAGGTACGATTCAAGCCTTGCAGGAAAATGCTGGCAGGTTTGCTTCAATGGTTTCTGCCTTTTGTCAGAGACTTGGTTGGCAGGATTTAGAAGGTCTTGTTGCCAAGTTCCAAAACCGTGTCTCGTTTGGAGTTAGGGCAGAGATCGCAGAACTTACAACAATTCCATTCGTCAAG GGCTCACGTGCAAGGGCTCTTTATAACTCTGGTTTGCGTACCCCTGTTACAATTGCTGAAGCATCTATTCCTGAAATTGCAAAAGCTCTTTTCGAGAATTCTTGGTCTGGTCAAG ATGATTCTGGGTTACGGCGAATGCAATTTGGTATAGCCAAGAAAATAAAAAATGGAGCTCGCAGAATTGTTCTTGAGGAGGCAGAAGCAGCCAGAGTAGCAGCATTCTCAGCTTTCAAATCACTTGGGGTAGAAGTTCCTCAGTTTACCACACCTCTGCTCCCAGCTAGTGAGGACTCTCCACCTCGAGATGTCATGGTATTTCCTGGTGCAGGTCATGCTAAGTGCCATGAGTCAGTTTTAGGGGCACATGTTGGCGATGAAAGAAACATCTGCTCTGATTATGTTCCTCAAAGGGCTTCTACAGAGATTGTAGGGGAGGATATGCACCCTGTTTCTACCATTCATATTAAAGAGAGCCAAGGAATAGCGAATAGTGTCAACATTGCTAGTATGCAAGAAGCATCACCTTTATCAACGTTGCCCAGCAGAAATGTGGCTGACAAAGGTCCTGTCAATGCACATAACTTCCCTGGAGGGTTCGATGGTTTCCTTGATCAGTGGTCTTCTGTTGATGAATTTTCTTTTGATCTTCATTTTGTTAAGAGATCAAGTAAACTATCTTTGACCATTTTTGAAATTCTTGGGTTAGCTGTTTGCTGGGAAAATTCACCCGTCTACTACTGCAATTTCCCGAAAGACCTAACCCCAACTGGTAGCAATGATTCTGTTGAACTGTGGGAAGGATTTAGGAAAAGATGGAGTAGAATAGTTGGCATTATGCAGCAAAAGAGTGTCAAGAAAACGACATGGAATTTGAAGAATCAGATTCAGGCACTTAAATCTCCCTGTGTTTCTTGTCAACGGCTTGCTAGGCTTCACCTCGACCCTAAAACATTGAACAATATTGAAGTCCTAGACAGCACATATGTGTTACTACCACCAATCTCTGTCTATAATGGGTTGGACATATGCTTGGTGGCATGGATTCTCTGGCCAGACGAGGAAAGCAAAACAGTGCCAAACCTCGAGAAG TTAGTGAAGAGACGGCTACCAAGTGAGGCTGCAGCAGCAGCAAATCGGGATGGCAGATGGAGGAATCAGATGCACAAAGCAGCTCACAATGGTTGCTGTAGGCGTGCTGTGCAGACAAGAGCGCTGGGTTCTGTTTTGCTGAAGTTGCTTGTTTCTCAAAATCTCAGTGATTTGATTGAAACAGTTGAGGGTCCATTG GTAAATGTGCTTGCTGATATGGAATTATGGGGAATTGGTGCTGACATGGATGCATGTCTCCGTGCGAGGCATATTATAATAACAAGGCTGAAGGAGCTAGACAAAGAAGCATACAAATTAGCGGGCAAGAGTTTCTCACTAAATGCAAATGCTGACATCGCTGACATTCTTTTTACTCACTTAAAACTGCCAGTCCCAAAAGGGTGTGAGAAAGGGAAGTTGCATCCTAGCACTGACAAGCAGTGTCTAGACCATCTAAG gGATCTACACCCAATCGTCTCAGTAATTAAGGAACATAGAACATTGGCCAAACTGTTGAATGGCACATTGGGGTCCATTTGTTCACGGGCTAAGTTGTGCATCCAATCCCAAAGGTACATCATACATGGAAATTGGCTTCAGACATCAACTGCTACTGGCCGTCTATCAATGGAAGAGCCAAATCTCCAG AGTGTTGAGCACATGGTGGATTTCACAACAAGAAAGAACGATAAAGATTTCACAAGCATGTCAATGGTTGATCATCATGAAATCAATGCCCGTGAATTTTTTGTTCCCACTCAA GAAAACTGGTTGTTGGTAACTGCCGATTACTCCCAGATAGAGCTGCGTTTTATGGCGCATTTTTCTAAAGATCCTGTATTGATCGAGCTTCTAAGTAAACCAGATGTTGATGTGTTTACTATGATTGCCTCAAGATGGAGTGGCAAAGAAGAGTCTTTGGTCTCTTCTAAGGACCGAGATAACACAAAGAGATTTATTTATGGCATCCTTTATGGAATGGGCGCCAACTCCCTTGCAGAACAACTTGAATGCAGCCCAGCGGAAGCTGCACAGAAAATTCAGAGTTTCAAGAGATTCTTTCCAGGCGTTTCTTCGTGGCTACAACAAGCTGTGGCATCATGTCGCCAAAAAGG ATACATTGAGACCTTGATGGGACGGAGACGTTTTCTTTCAAAAATTACCGCTGGAAACAGCAGAGAGAAAGCTCAAGCACAGAGACAAGCAGTTAATTCTATTTGCCAG GGTTCTGCTGCTGATATTATCAAGGTGGCTATGCTTAAGGTTCATTCTGTAATTACCAATGGGAGTAACACAGTTGATTCCATGGATGGGCTTATGCAAAACTTTTCACAAATCAGAGGGCGGTGTCACCTTCTTTTGCAG GTGCATGATGAACTTGTGCTTGAAGTTGACCCGTCTATGGTAGCAGACGCTGTAAATCTGCTACAGATAAGCATGGAAACTGCAGCTTCACTCTTGG TACCTTTACGTGCTAAAGTAAAGGTTGGAAAAACTTGGGGTTCTCTTCAGCCTTTCCGGCCAGAGCCTTGA